The following proteins are co-located in the Verrucomicrobiia bacterium genome:
- a CDS encoding PEP-CTERM sorting domain-containing protein, whose translation MKNFRNFAVITTLLATSTAFGQNILVNGGFEADGQIGTTVGTTPVSGFITGWTLATTSSTTDFTVFAAPGENEPNPADGSHLLNIGGFGTSKGVGELWQDFATTAGMSYDVTYFYGRGNNDPMPVDIVSDSASIFDLESGVPSGSALAVDNSGDAPPTGTVGNLTERSFEFTAASDNTRLLIEDTSMSSGASIELDAVSVTQTPEPGTASLLLGGCLAGVVAFWRRR comes from the coding sequence ATGAAAAACTTCAGAAATTTCGCAGTCATCACGACCCTCCTCGCCACTTCAACGGCATTTGGCCAAAACATTCTGGTCAATGGCGGCTTTGAAGCCGACGGTCAAATAGGCACAACTGTGGGCACCACTCCCGTTAGCGGTTTCATCACGGGCTGGACTTTGGCTACGACCTCCAGCACCACGGACTTTACGGTTTTCGCCGCGCCCGGAGAGAACGAGCCTAATCCAGCGGACGGCAGCCATCTTTTGAACATCGGCGGTTTCGGCACGTCCAAAGGCGTGGGTGAGCTTTGGCAGGATTTCGCGACTACCGCCGGCATGAGCTATGATGTCACCTATTTTTACGGACGCGGAAATAACGATCCCATGCCTGTGGATATTGTTAGTGATAGCGCATCCATCTTCGACCTCGAGTCAGGAGTGCCTTCGGGATCTGCGCTCGCGGTTGACAATTCCGGTGATGCTCCGCCGACTGGAACGGTTGGAAACCTGACCGAACGCAGTTTTGAATTTACCGCCGCAAGCGACAACACGCGCCTTTTGATTGAAGATACTTCGATGAGCAGTGGCGCGAGCATCGAACTGGATGCGGTTTCCGTTACCCAGACTCCAGAACCTGGAACGGCTTCGCTGTTGCTTGGCGGATGTTTGGCGGGCGTCGTTGCCTTTTGGCGCCGCCGTTAA
- the rny gene encoding ribonuclease Y, with amino-acid sequence MTSPASGFEMMFLATISITDVVVFFGGAAVCFAILYWKDQNARKLQADEAQSILEKSRRESDTMIRDARLAANEEALKIREQTEQSFATRRQELAESERRLGERESLINTQLEKLVQVEKSLQDQKTEAQREAEALAAQQQEFKRLTEQRRAQLQALAHLTEAEARTQFLKEIEQEAMGDASSLCRNIVDAAKTRAEEKARAIISLAIQRYAGEHTFETTTATIALQGEEMKGRIIGRDGRNIRAFEAATGITVLIDDTPNAVVLSGFDPVRREIAREAMTRLILDGRIHPTRIEEVVAKVTEEMDETIERLGEEAVLKAGVPAVHPEVVKMLGRLHFRRSYSQNVLDHSVEVAHLMGLMAGELGLDMATAKRAGLFHDIGKAVTHEVEGPHAIVGADFVKRYGEADAVVNGVASHHNDVPPIGPWGILVSAADAISASRPGARSETMATYLKRIEELERIALSFPGVEKCFAVQAGRELRVLVQPDKVSDEQAFALARNIALKIEDGLQYPGQIKITVIRETRCVETAK; translated from the coding sequence GTGACATCGCCCGCGAGCGGTTTTGAAATGATGTTCCTGGCAACTATCTCGATCACAGACGTCGTCGTTTTCTTCGGCGGCGCAGCGGTGTGTTTTGCTATTCTTTATTGGAAAGACCAGAACGCGCGCAAGCTGCAAGCCGACGAAGCTCAATCCATCCTGGAAAAATCCCGCCGCGAATCCGATACGATGATTCGCGACGCGCGCCTCGCCGCCAACGAGGAGGCGCTCAAAATTCGCGAGCAGACGGAACAATCTTTCGCCACGCGCCGCCAGGAACTGGCCGAGTCTGAACGCCGCCTGGGCGAACGCGAATCGTTGATCAATACGCAACTCGAAAAACTCGTCCAGGTCGAAAAAAGTTTGCAGGACCAGAAGACCGAGGCGCAGCGTGAAGCGGAGGCGCTCGCGGCGCAGCAGCAGGAATTCAAGCGCCTGACCGAGCAGCGCCGGGCGCAATTACAAGCGCTGGCGCATTTGACCGAAGCCGAAGCGCGCACGCAATTTCTCAAGGAGATCGAACAGGAAGCGATGGGGGATGCCAGTTCGCTTTGCCGCAACATCGTGGATGCTGCCAAGACTCGCGCGGAAGAAAAAGCGCGGGCGATCATCAGCCTGGCGATCCAGCGTTACGCGGGCGAACACACTTTCGAGACGACCACGGCGACGATTGCCTTGCAGGGCGAGGAGATGAAGGGGCGCATTATCGGCCGCGACGGACGCAACATTCGCGCTTTTGAAGCGGCCACGGGGATCACGGTTTTGATTGATGACACGCCGAACGCGGTGGTGCTTTCGGGCTTCGACCCGGTACGGCGCGAGATTGCGCGCGAAGCGATGACGCGGCTGATTTTGGATGGGCGCATCCATCCGACGCGCATCGAGGAGGTGGTTGCTAAAGTCACGGAAGAAATGGATGAAACCATCGAACGCCTCGGCGAGGAAGCGGTGCTTAAGGCGGGTGTGCCGGCGGTGCATCCCGAGGTGGTGAAGATGCTTGGCCGGTTGCACTTTCGCCGCAGCTATTCCCAAAATGTACTGGATCACTCGGTTGAAGTGGCGCACTTAATGGGGTTGATGGCGGGTGAGCTTGGCTTGGATATGGCGACGGCGAAACGCGCGGGGCTTTTTCACGATATTGGCAAGGCGGTGACCCACGAAGTGGAAGGACCGCATGCGATCGTGGGCGCGGATTTTGTGAAGCGTTACGGCGAAGCGGATGCGGTCGTCAACGGCGTGGCTTCGCATCACAATGATGTGCCACCGATCGGGCCGTGGGGAATTTTGGTGAGCGCGGCGGATGCCATCAGCGCGTCGCGTCCCGGCGCGCGTTCGGAAACGATGGCGACTTATCTCAAGCGAATCGAGGAACTCGAAAGAATCGCTTTGTCATTTCCCGGCGTGGAGAAATGTTTCGCGGTGCAGGCGGGGCGCGAGTTGCGCGTGTTGGTTCAGCCGGACAAGGTCAGCGATGAACAGGCGTTTGCGCTGGCGCGAAATATCGCGTTGAAGATCGAGGACGGATTGCAATATCCGGGACAGATCAAGATCACGGTGATTCGCGAGACGCGCTGTGTGGAGACAGCTAAGTAA
- a CDS encoding 5-formyltetrahydrofolate cyclo-ligase, with the protein MTTLSETQQAKAAVRAQVRAELKKISASERLELSEQACELLEQQTLWRDAKSILFYAPLADELDVWPLMVDTLAAGKTVLLPRFEVEHGHYVACHIRDLAQDLQAGKFGIREPVASCEKILLKRLDLILVPGLAFDLGGHRLGRGKGFYDRLLAVLQGPACGVAFDEQIVGALPVEPHDLRLNCILTPTRWQCDIARERF; encoded by the coding sequence GTGACGACGCTTTCCGAAACGCAGCAAGCCAAAGCCGCCGTGCGCGCGCAAGTCCGCGCGGAGTTGAAAAAAATTTCAGCGAGCGAACGACTGGAGTTGAGCGAACAAGCGTGTGAACTTTTGGAGCAGCAAACGCTGTGGCGCGACGCGAAATCCATTTTGTTTTATGCGCCGCTGGCGGACGAATTGGACGTTTGGCCATTGATGGTGGATACTCTGGCGGCGGGCAAGACGGTTTTGCTGCCGCGCTTCGAGGTGGAACACGGGCACTACGTCGCGTGTCATATAAGAGACCTCGCGCAAGATTTGCAGGCCGGAAAGTTTGGCATTCGCGAGCCGGTGGCGTCGTGCGAGAAAATTTTGCTAAAGCGTCTGGACTTGATACTGGTGCCTGGGTTAGCCTTTGACCTCGGTGGGCATCGGCTCGGTCGTGGCAAGGGGTTTTACGACCGGTTACTGGCCGTGCTCCAAGGGCCGGCTTGCGGGGTGGCGTTTGACGAGCAGATCGTCGGCGCGCTTCCAGTCGAGCCGCATGATCTCCGTTTAAATTGCATCCTGACGCCGACGCGCTGGCAATGTGACATCGCCCGCGAGCGGTTTTGA
- a CDS encoding replication-associated recombination protein A: protein MSRDDLFAPAKIAAPETPAAEASEAQPVRHMPLAARMRPRNLSEYTGQTHILGPGQLLRRAIEADRIQSLLFYGPPGTGKTSLAQIIARQTRSKFERLSGVESNVADMRRVLASAANRLENTGQPTILFIDEIHRFNKAQQDILLPDVESGVVRLIGATTHNPFFFVNSPLVSRSQIFELRPLTEAELYELLQRALADSERGLGYLKIKAEESALRHLAKLSDGDARKALNSLEIAALTTEPTADGMIHIDLAVAEQSIQRKAVVYDGDGDAHYDTISAFIKSMRGSDADATLYWLAKMIHAGEDPRFISRRIMICAAEDVGLADPMALILATAAHQAAEFVGWPEARIPIAEAAIYIATANKSNTSIVSIDAALADVRSGRTLAVPEHLRDAHYAGAKRLGHGEGYQYAHDQPGHFVAQDYLGADKHYYEPTEQGVEKKIKERVEKWRAALAEARKKS, encoded by the coding sequence ATGTCACGGGATGACTTATTTGCGCCGGCCAAAATCGCCGCGCCGGAAACGCCCGCCGCTGAGGCTTCAGAGGCGCAGCCCGTACGTCACATGCCGCTGGCCGCGCGCATGCGTCCGCGAAATCTTTCTGAATACACCGGCCAGACGCATATTCTTGGTCCGGGACAACTTCTCCGCCGCGCCATTGAGGCCGATCGCATCCAATCACTTTTATTTTACGGACCGCCGGGCACGGGCAAAACTTCGCTCGCGCAAATCATCGCCCGGCAAACGCGCAGCAAATTCGAGCGGCTCAGCGGTGTGGAATCCAACGTGGCGGACATGCGGCGCGTGCTGGCATCGGCGGCGAATCGTTTGGAGAACACCGGCCAGCCAACGATTCTTTTCATTGATGAGATCCACCGCTTCAACAAGGCGCAGCAGGATATTCTTTTGCCGGATGTGGAGAGCGGCGTGGTCCGGTTGATCGGCGCGACGACGCACAATCCATTTTTCTTCGTCAACTCGCCGCTGGTTTCGCGTTCGCAGATTTTTGAATTGCGTCCGCTGACGGAGGCGGAACTTTACGAATTGCTTCAACGCGCGCTCGCCGATTCCGAACGCGGGCTTGGCTATCTGAAAATCAAAGCGGAGGAATCTGCGTTGCGCCATCTCGCGAAACTCAGCGACGGCGATGCGCGCAAGGCGTTGAACTCATTAGAGATTGCGGCGCTGACGACCGAGCCGACGGCGGACGGCATGATTCACATTGACCTTGCCGTGGCCGAACAAAGCATCCAGCGCAAAGCGGTCGTCTATGACGGCGATGGCGATGCGCACTACGATACGATTTCCGCGTTCATCAAATCCATGCGCGGCAGTGACGCCGATGCCACGCTCTATTGGCTCGCGAAAATGATCCATGCCGGTGAAGACCCGCGGTTCATCTCGCGCCGCATCATGATTTGCGCGGCGGAAGACGTGGGGCTCGCCGATCCGATGGCGCTGATATTGGCGACGGCGGCGCATCAGGCGGCGGAATTCGTGGGCTGGCCGGAAGCGCGCATTCCGATTGCGGAAGCCGCGATATATATTGCGACGGCGAATAAGAGCAACACGAGCATCGTGAGCATTGACGCCGCGCTCGCCGATGTGCGCTCGGGTCGCACGCTGGCAGTGCCTGAACATTTGCGCGACGCTCATTACGCGGGCGCGAAGCGGCTCGGGCACGGCGAAGGTTATCAATACGCGCACGATCAACCGGGCCATTTCGTCGCTCAGGATTATTTAGGCGCGGACAAGCATTATTACGAGCCAACGGAGCAGGGCGTGGAAAAGAAAATCAAGGAGCGCGTAGAGAAATGGCGCGCGGCGCTGGCGGAGGCCAGAAAAAAATCGTGA